A region from the Halobellus litoreus genome encodes:
- a CDS encoding single-stranded-DNA-specific exonuclease RecJ codes for MSADTTTSADAPVPDLQDRAVACADRLRAADRVLLASHIDADGLTSAAIAAAALERAGIPFETVFAKQLDEREVARIAATDHETVLFTDFGSGQLDVIAPYAADGAFTPVVADHHQPADLPDGVDEPTHHLNPLLFGLDGASELSGAGASYVLARALEPPEGDNRDLAGLAVVGAVGDMQGTDGGLSGANQGIVEEGVAAGVVEEATDLLVYGRQTRPLPKFLEYATDVRIPGITNDENGAIEFLSNLDLDLKDGGEWRRWVDLTMDERQALVSGLLQRAIASGVPADRIDSLVGTTYTLTDEAPGTELRDVSEFSTLLNATARYERADVGLAVCLGDREKALDRARTLLRNHRRNLSEGLQWVQNEGTTVEDDVQWFDAGSRIRETIVGIVAGMAVGASGIRGDIPILAFAEKSDEEVKVSARGSHALVRDGLDLSAVMREASRAVGGDGGGHDVAAGATIPTGTREAFVAEADRLVGEQLD; via the coding sequence ATGAGCGCAGACACGACGACGAGTGCCGACGCGCCGGTCCCCGACCTGCAGGACCGAGCCGTCGCCTGCGCAGACCGACTGCGAGCGGCCGACCGCGTGTTGCTCGCGTCGCACATCGACGCCGACGGCCTGACGAGCGCGGCGATCGCGGCCGCGGCACTCGAACGCGCGGGGATCCCGTTCGAGACCGTCTTCGCGAAGCAACTCGACGAGCGGGAGGTCGCGCGTATCGCCGCCACCGATCACGAGACGGTGCTCTTCACCGACTTCGGCAGCGGCCAGTTGGACGTCATCGCGCCCTACGCGGCCGACGGCGCGTTCACGCCCGTCGTCGCCGATCACCACCAACCCGCCGACCTGCCGGACGGCGTCGACGAACCGACCCACCACCTGAACCCGCTGCTGTTCGGTCTCGACGGCGCGTCAGAACTCTCCGGGGCGGGGGCGAGCTACGTCCTCGCGCGGGCGCTCGAACCACCCGAGGGCGACAACCGGGACCTCGCGGGCCTCGCCGTGGTCGGGGCGGTCGGCGATATGCAGGGCACCGACGGCGGCCTCTCGGGGGCGAACCAGGGCATCGTCGAGGAGGGCGTCGCCGCCGGCGTCGTCGAGGAGGCCACGGATCTGCTCGTCTACGGCCGGCAGACCCGGCCGCTCCCGAAGTTCCTCGAATACGCGACCGACGTCAGAATCCCGGGGATCACGAACGACGAGAACGGGGCGATCGAGTTCCTCTCGAACCTCGATCTGGACTTGAAAGACGGGGGCGAGTGGCGTCGCTGGGTCGACCTCACGATGGACGAACGACAGGCGCTCGTCAGCGGCCTCCTGCAGCGGGCGATCGCGTCGGGCGTCCCGGCCGATCGGATCGACTCGCTCGTCGGAACCACGTACACGCTGACCGACGAGGCTCCCGGAACCGAACTCAGAGACGTCTCGGAGTTCTCGACGCTCCTGAACGCCACCGCACGCTACGAGCGGGCGGACGTCGGTCTCGCGGTCTGTCTGGGCGACCGCGAGAAGGCCCTCGACCGCGCGCGGACGCTCCTCCGGAATCACCGGCGCAACCTCTCGGAGGGGTTACAGTGGGTCCAAAACGAGGGGACGACCGTCGAGGACGACGTCCAGTGGTTCGACGCCGGATCGCGGATCCGCGAGACCATCGTCGGTATCGTCGCGGGAATGGCCGTCGGGGCCTCAGGGATCCGCGGCGACATTCCCATTCTCGCGTTCGCCGAGAAGTCCGACGAGGAGGTGAAAGTGAGCGCCCGGGGCTCGCACGCGCTCGTCCGCGACGGATTGGACCTCTCTGCGGTGATGCGCGAAGCGTCCCGCGCCGTCGGCGGCGACGGCGGCGGACACGACGTGGCCGCCGGCGCGACGATTCCGACCGGAACGCGGGAGGCGTTCGTCGCCGAGGCGGACCGGCTCGTCGGCGAGCAACTCGACTGA
- a CDS encoding uroporphyrinogen-III synthase → MTRDVRVAVFRPDDERMARAVELLDSLGASPIPDPMLAVEPTGAVPETGADSSDDPAVVVLTSKTGVELLAAADWTPGDAALACIGPRTADAARDAGWTVDVVPEEYTSAGLVAALDGDVDGESVEVARSDHGSDVLLDGLREAGADVHETVLYRLVRPEGAGQSTVMAAGGELDAVCFTSSLTVENFLAAAAERGVREEAISGLNRAVVGVIGAPTRETAEGYGIRVDVVPANATFEELATAVVEEAAPTYHE, encoded by the coding sequence GTGACCCGAGACGTTCGCGTGGCTGTCTTCCGCCCGGACGACGAGCGGATGGCGCGCGCGGTCGAACTGCTGGACTCCCTCGGCGCGAGTCCGATCCCCGATCCGATGCTCGCGGTCGAGCCCACCGGCGCGGTCCCCGAGACCGGTGCCGACTCGTCGGACGACCCCGCTGTCGTCGTCCTGACGAGCAAGACCGGCGTCGAACTCCTCGCGGCGGCCGACTGGACGCCCGGCGACGCGGCGCTCGCCTGCATCGGCCCGCGAACCGCCGACGCCGCCCGCGACGCCGGCTGGACGGTCGACGTCGTCCCCGAGGAGTACACCTCCGCGGGCCTCGTCGCCGCACTCGACGGCGACGTCGACGGGGAGTCCGTCGAAGTCGCTCGGAGCGACCACGGGAGCGACGTGCTCCTCGACGGCCTCCGTGAGGCCGGTGCCGACGTCCACGAGACCGTCCTCTACCGTCTCGTCCGTCCCGAGGGCGCCGGGCAGTCGACGGTGATGGCCGCGGGCGGCGAACTCGACGCCGTCTGTTTCACCTCCTCGCTCACGGTCGAGAACTTTCTCGCCGCCGCCGCCGAGCGCGGCGTCCGCGAGGAGGCCATCTCGGGCCTGAACCGGGCCGTCGTCGGCGTCATCGGCGCACCGACTCGTGAGACGGCCGAAGGATACGGGATCCGGGTCGACGTCGTCCCCGCGAACGCGACCTTCGAGGAACTCGCGACGGCCGTCGTCGAGGAAGCCGCCCCGACGTACCACGAGTAA
- the cobA gene encoding uroporphyrinogen-III C-methyltransferase: MADGDTTEPASDTDSTAPVGTVYLVGSGPGDPELLTVKARRLLDEADVVLHDKLPGPEILDSIPDGKREDVGKRAGGEWTPQEYTNRRLVELAREGKDVVRLKGGDPFVFGRGGEEMEHLASEGIPFEVVPGITSAIAGPGTAGIPVTHRDHTSSVSFVTGHEDPTKEESAVNWEALAATGGTLVVLMGVGKLPDYTAALREAGMDPDTPVALVERATWPEMRVASGTLDTIVDVRDSEGIEPPAITVIGDVAATRERVVEFLRNRTGTAEVSEA, encoded by the coding sequence ATGGCTGACGGCGACACCACCGAACCCGCGAGCGACACGGACTCCACTGCCCCGGTCGGCACCGTCTATCTCGTCGGCAGCGGCCCCGGAGACCCGGAACTGCTGACCGTGAAGGCGCGTCGCCTCCTCGACGAGGCCGACGTGGTCTTACACGACAAACTCCCCGGGCCCGAGATCCTCGATTCCATCCCCGACGGGAAGCGCGAAGACGTCGGCAAGCGCGCCGGCGGCGAGTGGACGCCGCAGGAGTACACGAACCGACGACTGGTCGAACTCGCCCGCGAGGGGAAGGACGTGGTCCGACTGAAGGGCGGCGACCCGTTCGTCTTCGGCCGGGGCGGCGAGGAGATGGAGCACCTCGCCAGCGAGGGCATCCCCTTCGAGGTCGTGCCGGGGATCACCTCCGCCATCGCCGGCCCCGGCACGGCCGGCATCCCGGTCACGCACCGCGACCACACTTCCTCAGTTTCGTTCGTCACCGGCCACGAGGACCCCACGAAGGAGGAGTCAGCCGTGAACTGGGAGGCGCTCGCGGCGACCGGCGGAACCCTCGTCGTTCTGATGGGCGTCGGCAAACTGCCCGACTACACCGCGGCGCTGCGAGAGGCCGGGATGGATCCGGACACGCCCGTTGCGCTGGTCGAGCGGGCGACGTGGCCCGAGATGCGCGTCGCGAGCGGGACGCTCGACACCATCGTCGACGTCCGGGACAGCGAGGGGATCGAACCGCCCGCGATCACCGTGATCGGGGACGTGGCGGCGACGCGGGAGCGCGTCGTCGAGTTCCTGCGGAACCGGACCGGGACTGCCGAGGTGTCCGAAGCGTGA
- the hemC gene encoding hydroxymethylbilane synthase codes for MTTRGTLRLATRSSDLALRQAASVRETLEDRRFDVELVEVETRGDQIRDELIHRLGKTGAFVRALDEQVLDGDVDAAVHSMKDMPTEGPTDLVVAGVPHRASAADLLLTPTGTELADLPSGSVVGTSSLRRKAQLLAERPDLTVEPLRGNVDTRIEKLLAPDLQAEHERRVDADRDERAENPSESADSEGAAADGETEDFEQSIEEWFDGLAEIERRALERELDVEYDAIVLAEAGLRRAGLLHHVEYARLDPATFVPAPGQGAIAVTARADGDATEEIRSALDHPRTRVETTVERTVLAELGGGCIAPIGVHAKLQGEYVHTVARVLSGDGEDEVAASRDLPVDDHANAAAEFAADLAGRGADDLIAAAREAAEE; via the coding sequence ATGACTACTCGCGGCACACTCCGATTGGCGACCCGGAGTTCGGATCTGGCGCTCCGGCAGGCGGCGAGCGTTCGGGAGACGCTCGAAGACCGGCGGTTCGACGTCGAACTCGTCGAGGTCGAGACGCGCGGCGATCAGATCAGGGACGAACTGATCCACCGGCTCGGGAAGACTGGCGCGTTCGTCCGCGCGCTCGACGAGCAGGTCCTCGACGGCGACGTCGACGCCGCGGTCCACTCGATGAAGGATATGCCTACGGAGGGACCGACGGACCTCGTCGTCGCCGGCGTCCCCCACCGCGCGTCCGCGGCGGACCTGCTTCTCACCCCGACCGGGACCGAACTGGCGGACCTCCCGTCGGGGTCCGTCGTCGGCACCTCGTCGCTCCGCCGGAAGGCCCAGCTCCTCGCCGAGCGCCCGGACCTGACGGTCGAACCGCTCCGCGGCAACGTCGACACCCGGATCGAGAAGCTCCTGGCCCCCGACCTGCAGGCCGAACACGAGCGCCGCGTCGATGCCGACCGCGACGAGAGGGCCGAGAACCCCTCGGAGTCGGCAGACAGCGAGGGAGCCGCGGCGGACGGGGAGACCGAGGACTTCGAGCAGTCGATCGAGGAGTGGTTCGACGGCCTCGCCGAGATCGAACGCCGCGCGCTCGAACGCGAACTCGACGTCGAGTACGACGCCATCGTCCTCGCGGAGGCGGGACTCCGCCGCGCGGGCCTCTTGCACCACGTCGAGTACGCGCGGCTCGACCCCGCGACGTTCGTCCCCGCGCCCGGACAGGGTGCCATCGCGGTCACCGCGCGCGCCGACGGCGACGCGACCGAGGAGATCCGCTCGGCGCTCGATCACCCGCGGACCCGGGTCGAGACGACCGTCGAACGAACGGTGCTGGCGGAGCTCGGCGGCGGGTGCATCGCCCCGATCGGCGTCCACGCGAAACTGCAGGGCGAGTACGTGCACACGGTCGCCCGCGTGCTCTCCGGCGACGGCGAGGACGAGGTGGCCGCGAGCCGCGACCTCCCGGTCGACGACCACGCCAACGCCGCCGCCGAGTTCGCGGCCGACCTCGCCGGCCGCGGGGCCGACGACCTGATAGCCGCGGCCCGCGAAGCCGCGGAGGAGTGA